In the genome of Vibrio sp. NTOU-M3, one region contains:
- the rpsB gene encoding 30S ribosomal protein S2, producing MATVSMRDMLKAGVHFGHQTRYWNPKMKPFIFGARNKVHIINLEKTVPMFNEALAELAKVGEKKGKVLFVGTKRAASEAVKEAAIASNQYYVNNRWLGGMLTNYKTVRQSIKRLKDLEAQAQDGTFDKLTKKEALMRTREMEKLEKSLGGIKDMGGLPDALFVIDADHEHIAVKEANNLGIPVYAVVDTNSNPDGVDYIIPGNDDAIRAVQLYLNAAAASVTEGRNKDVAVAAEKDGFVEAE from the coding sequence ATGGCAACTGTATCAATGCGCGATATGCTAAAAGCTGGTGTTCACTTCGGTCACCAGACTCGTTACTGGAACCCAAAAATGAAACCATTCATCTTTGGTGCTCGTAACAAAGTTCATATCATCAACCTAGAAAAAACTGTACCAATGTTCAACGAAGCTCTAGCTGAGCTTGCTAAAGTTGGCGAGAAAAAAGGTAAAGTTCTTTTCGTTGGTACTAAGCGCGCTGCATCTGAAGCTGTTAAAGAAGCTGCTATCGCAAGCAACCAGTACTACGTTAACAACCGCTGGTTGGGCGGCATGCTAACGAACTACAAAACTGTTCGTCAGTCAATCAAGCGTCTGAAAGATCTTGAAGCTCAAGCTCAAGACGGTACTTTCGACAAACTAACTAAGAAAGAAGCTCTAATGCGTACTCGCGAAATGGAGAAGCTAGAGAAATCTCTTGGTGGTATCAAAGATATGGGCGGCCTACCAGACGCTCTATTCGTAATCGACGCTGATCACGAGCACATCGCAGTTAAAGAAGCAAACAACCTAGGTATCCCAGTTTACGCTGTGGTAGATACTAACTCTAACCCAGACGGCGTTGACTACATCATCCCAGGTAACGACGATGCAATCCGTGCGGTACAGCTTTACCTAAACGCTGCTGCTGCTTCGGTAACTGAAGGTCGTAACAAAGACGTTGCTGTAGCTGCTGAAAAAGACGGTTTCGTAGAAGCTGAATAA